From Solwaraspora sp. WMMD1047, the proteins below share one genomic window:
- a CDS encoding NUDIX domain-containing protein translates to MTRHPKVRAVVYSTFYRLPHSVRRRLVRMIVPKYIVGAVTLVRDTEAPEPGRLLLLRQPPGRSWTLPAGLLRRREAPAVGAARELREETGISVPPEELVPAVPNAVVHAKGWVDCVFEARVPASTTPLAVDGAEVWEAVWHPLDQLPRLSGPTARLLAYYGIGPLAGDAPAPPPAG, encoded by the coding sequence ATCACCCGCCACCCCAAGGTCCGGGCTGTCGTATACAGCACCTTCTACCGGTTGCCGCACTCGGTCCGCAGACGCCTGGTCCGGATGATCGTGCCCAAGTACATCGTCGGCGCGGTCACCCTGGTCCGGGACACCGAGGCGCCCGAGCCGGGACGGCTGCTGCTGCTGCGCCAGCCGCCCGGCCGCAGCTGGACCCTGCCGGCCGGTCTGCTGCGGCGTCGGGAGGCCCCGGCCGTCGGCGCGGCCCGTGAGCTGCGCGAGGAGACCGGCATCTCGGTGCCCCCGGAGGAGCTGGTGCCGGCGGTCCCGAACGCCGTGGTGCACGCCAAGGGCTGGGTCGACTGCGTCTTCGAGGCGCGGGTGCCGGCCTCGACCACCCCGCTGGCGGTCGACGGCGCCGAGGTCTGGGAGGCGGTCTGGCACCCGCTGGACCAGCTTCCCCGGTTGAGCGGTCCGACCGCCCGGCTGCTTGCCTACTACGGGATCGGCCCGCTGGCCGGTGACGCCCCCGCACCGCCACCCGCCGGATGA
- a CDS encoding RelA/SpoT family protein, whose protein sequence is MDLDAGHGAALGSSLPAEMPLSQRLRALLSWSSGDVDPVTRLTRAHRTIHPSADVAVLRRGYTIAENMHRGQYRKSGEPYITHPLAVAQICAELGMDTTTLVAALLHDTVEDTSYTLQALHDDFGPEVAHLVDGVTKFDKAFYGKAAEAETIRKMIIAAGKDVRVLIIKLADRLHNMRTLGVRSPASRARIARATEEVLVPLCDRLGIQALKRELDDVVLMHLHPEEYDRIAEHVRTRPQWADYLTNVVAQARAALRRDRVEAVVSPRPRHLYSIWKDTVAGQHSRPFDLPRIAIVVNGPDTDCYAALGAIHQLWRPAAGRFKDFIASPKNNLYRSLHTTVTGPGDRTVEVLIRTREMHRSAEYGIAAAFRFPTPGATAGTRTDDLDWLRRVLDWEAETQDSAQFMESLRCDLAEAQITVFAEGRPVLLPAGSTPVDLAYELSNHHGDHCLAAKINGRLAPLASELDEGDVVEIFTERDGHAEFDAALEPPGPRREWLSFVKSPHAQMQINRWFADHQEPGISIADKVRLGRATISLTLRKHDRGLASDLPLRQLAEELDYPDLETLLVAVFDRAIDPDVVVDRLIALVDHRE, encoded by the coding sequence GTGGACCTCGACGCCGGTCACGGCGCCGCCCTCGGAAGCTCCCTGCCAGCCGAGATGCCGCTCAGCCAGCGGTTGCGCGCGCTGCTGTCCTGGTCGTCGGGGGACGTCGACCCGGTCACCCGACTGACGCGGGCACATCGGACGATCCACCCGAGTGCCGACGTGGCGGTGCTCCGCCGGGGCTACACCATCGCGGAGAACATGCACCGGGGGCAGTACCGCAAGAGCGGTGAGCCGTACATCACCCATCCGCTGGCGGTGGCGCAGATCTGCGCCGAGTTGGGGATGGACACCACCACGCTGGTGGCGGCGCTGCTGCACGACACGGTCGAGGACACCAGCTACACCCTGCAGGCACTGCACGACGACTTCGGCCCCGAGGTGGCCCACCTGGTCGACGGCGTGACCAAGTTCGACAAGGCGTTCTACGGCAAGGCCGCGGAGGCGGAGACGATCCGTAAGATGATCATCGCGGCCGGCAAGGACGTCCGGGTGCTGATCATCAAGCTGGCCGACCGGCTGCACAACATGCGCACCCTCGGCGTACGCTCGCCCGCCTCCCGGGCCCGGATCGCCCGCGCCACCGAGGAGGTGCTGGTGCCGCTCTGCGACCGGCTCGGCATCCAGGCGCTCAAGCGCGAGCTGGACGACGTGGTGCTGATGCACCTGCACCCCGAGGAGTACGACCGGATCGCCGAGCACGTCCGCACCCGTCCGCAGTGGGCCGACTACCTGACGAACGTGGTCGCCCAGGCCCGGGCCGCGCTGCGCCGGGACCGGGTCGAGGCGGTGGTCTCCCCCCGGCCCCGGCACCTCTACTCGATCTGGAAGGACACGGTCGCCGGCCAGCACAGCCGCCCGTTCGACCTGCCCCGCATCGCGATCGTCGTCAACGGGCCGGACACCGACTGTTACGCCGCCCTCGGCGCCATCCACCAGCTCTGGCGCCCGGCCGCCGGCCGGTTCAAGGACTTCATCGCCTCGCCCAAGAACAATCTCTACCGTTCGCTGCACACCACCGTGACGGGTCCGGGCGACCGCACGGTGGAGGTGCTGATCCGGACCCGGGAGATGCACCGCTCGGCGGAGTACGGCATCGCCGCGGCCTTCCGCTTCCCGACGCCGGGGGCGACGGCCGGCACCAGGACCGACGATCTGGACTGGCTGCGCCGGGTGCTGGACTGGGAGGCGGAGACCCAGGACTCCGCGCAGTTCATGGAGTCACTGCGCTGCGACCTGGCCGAGGCGCAGATCACCGTCTTCGCCGAGGGGCGCCCGGTGCTGCTGCCGGCCGGCTCGACTCCGGTCGATCTCGCGTACGAGCTCAGCAACCACCACGGCGACCACTGCCTGGCGGCGAAGATCAACGGGCGGCTCGCCCCGCTGGCGTCCGAACTCGACGAGGGCGACGTGGTGGAGATCTTCACCGAGCGGGACGGGCACGCCGAGTTCGACGCAGCCCTGGAGCCACCCGGTCCGCGCCGGGAGTGGCTCAGCTTCGTCAAGTCACCGCACGCCCAGATGCAGATCAACCGGTGGTTCGCCGACCACCAGGAGCCCGGCATCTCCATCGCGGACAAGGTCCGGCTCGGTCGCGCGACGATCAGCCTCACCCTCCGTAAGCATGATCGCGGCCTCGCCAGCGACCTGCCGCTGCGCCAGCTCGCCGAGGAGTTGGACTACCCCGACCTGGAGACGCTGCTGGTCGCCGTCTTCGACCGGGCGATCGACCCGGACGTGGTGGTGGACCGGTTGATCGCCCTCGTCGATCACCGGGAGTGA
- a CDS encoding sugar phosphate nucleotidyltransferase → MTGHHVAAGPTAGLEAAVAPADVCAVVLAAGEGRRLRPLTEHLPKALCPVGNVALLDRALARLAALGFDRPARVAVNACYLGDQVVRHVGGRAHLSVEPGDPLGTAGGIANLRDWIDGRGVLVGNADAYLAHPTLGPGPDIAALLAGWDRRTVRLLGQPMADPAERGGFSGRRFAGFSLLPWRYVRDLPVAHAELVRPVWRAAEAAGDLTVIRYDGTYLDTGTPADYLAANLHAAARSAPPADPQVTASSPRPAEPPAAANGASDPAVDAGNLIDPTATVTGSCREAVVGAGAVVRGSVRRCVIWPGATVGEGERLADAIRVGSDLTVPAGVPAGRPG, encoded by the coding sequence ATGACCGGCCATCATGTCGCCGCCGGTCCGACGGCCGGCCTTGAAGCCGCCGTCGCGCCGGCCGACGTCTGCGCGGTGGTGCTCGCCGCCGGCGAGGGACGGCGGCTGCGGCCACTCACCGAACATCTGCCCAAGGCGCTCTGCCCGGTGGGTAACGTCGCGCTGCTGGACCGCGCGCTCGCCCGGCTGGCCGCGCTCGGCTTCGACCGGCCGGCCCGGGTCGCGGTGAACGCCTGCTACCTGGGTGACCAGGTGGTCCGGCACGTCGGCGGACGGGCCCACCTCTCAGTCGAGCCGGGCGACCCGCTCGGCACGGCCGGTGGGATCGCCAACCTGCGGGACTGGATCGACGGGCGCGGCGTGCTGGTCGGCAACGCCGACGCCTACCTGGCCCACCCCACCCTGGGGCCGGGGCCGGACATCGCCGCGCTGCTGGCCGGCTGGGACCGGCGCACCGTCCGGCTGCTCGGCCAGCCGATGGCCGACCCGGCCGAACGCGGCGGGTTCAGCGGCCGCCGGTTCGCCGGGTTCTCCCTGCTGCCCTGGCGCTACGTGCGGGATCTGCCGGTCGCGCACGCCGAACTGGTCCGCCCGGTCTGGCGGGCCGCCGAGGCGGCGGGTGACCTGACGGTGATCCGGTACGACGGCACCTACCTGGACACCGGCACCCCGGCCGACTACCTCGCCGCCAACCTGCACGCCGCCGCCAGGAGCGCGCCACCTGCCGACCCGCAGGTCACCGCAAGCAGCCCGCGACCCGCCGAGCCGCCCGCCGCCGCAAACGGCGCGTCAGATCCAGCGGTTGACGCCGGCAATCTCATCGATCCGACGGCAACGGTCACCGGCTCCTGCCGGGAGGCGGTGGTCGGAGCCGGCGCGGTGGTCCGGGGCAGCGTCCGCCGCTGCGTGATCTGGCCGGGCGCGACGGTGGGCGAGGGCGAGCGGCTGGCCGACGCGATCCGGGTCGGGTCGGACCTCACCGTCCCGGCTGGCGTTCCGGCGGGCCGACCCGGGTAA
- a CDS encoding Lrp/AsnC ligand binding domain-containing protein, whose protein sequence is MITAIVLIDCATDAIPEVAEALAALPGVSEVYSVAGHVDLIAMVRVREFEQIAEVIAGRISKVPGVLNTESHIAFRAYSQHDLEEAFSIGLADAD, encoded by the coding sequence GTGATCACCGCCATCGTCCTGATCGACTGCGCCACCGACGCCATCCCCGAGGTGGCCGAGGCGCTGGCCGCCCTACCCGGAGTCAGCGAGGTCTACTCGGTGGCCGGCCACGTCGATCTGATCGCGATGGTCCGGGTCCGCGAGTTCGAGCAGATCGCCGAGGTGATCGCCGGCCGGATCTCGAAGGTCCCGGGGGTCCTCAACACCGAGTCGCACATCGCCTTCCGCGCCTACTCCCAGCACGACCTGGAGGAGGCATTCTCGATCGGCCTGGCCGACGCGGACTGA